Proteins encoded in a region of the Gopherus flavomarginatus isolate rGopFla2 chromosome 19, rGopFla2.mat.asm, whole genome shotgun sequence genome:
- the CRYBA1 gene encoding beta-crystallin A3 produces the protein MEEAAVQAELGTGPAAKMAQTNPLPGPTGPWMITAYDRENFQGKKMEFTSACPTIIECGFQNIRSLKVESGAWIGYEHTSFCGQQFILERGQYPQWDAWSGSNAYHTERLMSFRPICCANHKESKMTVFEKENFMGRQWELLDDYPSLEAMGWGNNEVGSMKVQCGAWVCYQYPGYRGYQYILESDHHSGDYKHWREWGSHAQTFQVQSIRRVQQ, from the exons GCACCGGCCCTGCAGCAAAGATGGCTCAGACCAACCCTCTGCCTGGTCCCACGGGCCCGTGGATG ATCACAGCCTACGATCGAGAAAACTTCCAGGGAAAGAAGATGGAGTTCACCTCAGCCTGCCCCACCATCATCGAGTGCGGTTTCCAGAACATCCGCTCCCTGAAAGTGGAAAGTGGCGC CTGGATCGGTTATGAGCACACTAGCTTCTGTGGGCAGCAGTTTATCTTGGAAAGGGGACAATACCCACAGTGGGATGCCTGGAGTGGGAGCAACGCCTACCACACCGAGCGTCTGATGTCCTTCCGCCCCATCTGCTGTGCT AATCACAAAGAGTCCAAGATGACAGTCTTTGAGAAGGAGAACTTCATGGGACGCCAGTGGGAACTATTGGACGACTACCCCTCCCTGGAAgcaatgggctggggaaacaaCGAAGTGGGCTCCATGAAGGTGCAGTGTGGCGC CTGGGTTTGCTATCAGTATCCTGGTTACCGTGGCTACCAGTACATTTTGGAGAGTGACCATCACAGTGGAGATTACAAGCACTGGAGAGAGTGGGGCTCACACGCCCAGACCTTCCAGGTCCAGTCTATTCGGCGTGTCCAGCAGTAG